From the Roseofilum reptotaenium CS-1145 genome, the window TCTACGAGGCAAAATCTTACCTCTTTCAGTGATGTATTTACGGAGTAAATCCACATCTTTGTAATCAATTTTTTCTTTGGGTTGAATGGGGGAAACCCGTTTTCTGTAGTAATTTGACATAGGTTTGATCTCGGTTGATATTCTGGGGACAATGGGCTTAATTCCAGCAACTCAAAATAAGCAACTGGAGGTTATTTAATTTCCTTGTGGGTTGTATGGGCGTTACAGTGGGGGCAGAACTTTTTCAGCTCTAATCGGCCCGTCGTGTTACGACGATTCTTCTTGGTTGTATACCGAGAGACACCTGGCGATCGCTTCGCCAAGTTACTGCGACACTCTGTACATTCTA encodes:
- the rpmG gene encoding 50S ribosomal protein L33 → MAKNKGVRITVTLECTECRSNLAKRSPGVSRYTTKKNRRNTTGRLELKKFCPHCNAHTTHKEIK
- the rpsR gene encoding 30S ribosomal protein S18, which encodes MSNYYRKRVSPIQPKEKIDYKDVDLLRKYITERGKILPRRITGLTCKQQRALTAAIKRARLIALLPFVNQEG